The proteins below come from a single Hydrogenispora ethanolica genomic window:
- a CDS encoding ABC transporter substrate-binding protein, giving the protein MQRRCGFLLGLLWLGIVCLGASAFAGGGTKLRVGYFPNITHAQAVLGMADGTFQKALGDEAVIEQYVFNAGPSVIEAMMSGNLDLAYIGPNPAVNGYLKTDGILLRIIAGAASGGAALVLRSDLGVKRPAELTGKRLASPQLGNTQDVSLRFYLLKHRLKLKEKGGTVEVIPVANPDQLTLFRKKEIDGAWTVEPWVSRLVSEAGGTVFLDERSIWPKGKFVTANIIVSAKFLKEHPDLVKKWLRAHVRLTQRINAAPLRAQRELNQELKNITGQALPEEILRQAFTRFELTYDPLPKTLIAAANSAFELGFLGKKRPDLRHIYDLTLLNQVLQEQKLPRIRP; this is encoded by the coding sequence GTGCAGCGAAGATGCGGTTTTTTACTGGGTCTCCTGTGGCTGGGCATCGTCTGCTTGGGCGCGTCGGCTTTCGCCGGGGGCGGGACGAAGCTCCGGGTCGGGTATTTCCCCAATATTACGCATGCCCAGGCGGTGCTGGGCATGGCGGACGGCACGTTCCAGAAGGCGCTGGGCGATGAGGCGGTGATCGAGCAGTATGTCTTCAACGCCGGCCCGTCGGTGATCGAAGCGATGATGTCCGGCAACCTGGACCTCGCCTATATCGGACCCAATCCGGCGGTGAACGGCTATCTGAAGACGGACGGCATCTTGCTCCGGATCATCGCCGGAGCCGCCAGCGGCGGCGCGGCGCTGGTGCTCCGGAGCGATCTGGGCGTCAAGCGTCCGGCCGAACTGACCGGGAAACGGCTGGCCTCGCCGCAGCTCGGCAACACCCAGGATGTGTCGCTCCGGTTTTATCTTTTGAAACACCGCTTGAAACTCAAGGAGAAAGGCGGCACGGTCGAGGTGATCCCGGTGGCCAACCCGGATCAACTGACCCTCTTCCGGAAGAAAGAGATCGACGGCGCCTGGACGGTGGAGCCCTGGGTCAGCCGGCTGGTGAGCGAGGCCGGCGGCACCGTCTTCCTCGATGAGCGAAGCATCTGGCCGAAAGGCAAATTTGTGACGGCCAATATCATTGTCAGCGCCAAATTCTTAAAAGAACACCCGGATCTGGTGAAAAAATGGCTCCGGGCCCACGTGCGGCTGACCCAGCGGATCAACGCCGCTCCGCTCCGGGCCCAGCGGGAGTTGAATCAGGAGCTCAAAAACATCACCGGCCAGGCCCTGCCCGAAGAGATCCTCCGCCAGGCCTTCACCCGGTTTGAGCTGACCTACGATCCGCTGCCCAAGACGTTGATCGCCGCGGCCAACAGCGCTTTCGAACTGGGATTCCTGGGCAAGAAACGCCCGGATCTCCGGCATATCTACGACCTGACCCTATTGAACCAGGTGTTGCAAGAGCAGAAATTGCCCAGGATCCGGCCCTAA
- a CDS encoding spore germination protein codes for MKFSAFFGRLFQFHRKDQRFSLGNQSFERPPLPKKEPGAELSRDLAENEAQLKEIFGLPTNMDVVIRDFEIPALNRKALIIYIDGLSDRNTQNFAILEPLMVLGHDESGDSGDVIERVYQKLLPGHQIQRTKKRQDVIFGVLDGSSALLVDGGNEALIIETKGWEHRGIEKPSNEPVVRGPQESFNENFRANTASIRRYIRDPKLYTEILRVGKRSNNLLGMMYIEDIANPKLVEEVKYRIQTIAETVDYIPETGMLEEFLEDHPKSLVPQMLSTERPDRVAAYLREGHVALLMANSPFSLVVPITFTIFLHAAEDYYLRWPFGNFLRLIRSGAIFIALLLPAIYIGVVNYHQEMIPTDLLLAMTAAREAVPFPAFVEIIFMEFAFELIREAGVRIPSVIGPTIGIVGALILGQAAVSASIVSPILIIIIAITALASFVVPNYNASFTIRISRFIFVVLAAVLGFFGIAFGVFVLALHLASINSFGVPFLTPIAPYRPKNKDRVLRPRSYAQPYRPVFLRPLDAIRQKWNARPWDRPQADHSEEEDDHDS; via the coding sequence ATGAAATTCAGTGCGTTCTTTGGCAGGCTCTTTCAATTCCACCGCAAAGACCAGCGCTTTTCCCTGGGCAATCAGTCATTCGAGCGGCCGCCGCTTCCCAAAAAGGAGCCGGGGGCCGAGTTGAGCCGGGATCTGGCGGAGAATGAGGCGCAACTCAAAGAGATTTTCGGGCTTCCCACCAATATGGATGTGGTCATCCGCGATTTCGAGATCCCGGCCTTGAATCGGAAAGCTCTCATTATATATATTGACGGACTCAGCGATCGCAACACCCAAAATTTTGCGATCCTCGAGCCTCTGATGGTGTTGGGCCACGATGAGTCGGGCGATTCCGGCGATGTGATCGAAAGGGTCTATCAAAAACTGCTCCCGGGTCACCAGATTCAGCGCACCAAGAAACGCCAGGATGTCATCTTCGGAGTGCTGGACGGTTCCAGCGCGCTGCTGGTCGACGGCGGCAACGAGGCGCTGATCATCGAGACCAAAGGCTGGGAACACCGGGGCATCGAGAAACCCTCCAATGAGCCGGTAGTGCGCGGACCCCAAGAAAGCTTCAATGAAAACTTCCGCGCCAATACCGCCAGCATCCGGCGGTACATCCGCGATCCCAAGCTTTATACCGAGATCCTCCGGGTCGGCAAGCGCAGCAACAACCTGCTGGGGATGATGTATATCGAGGATATCGCCAATCCGAAACTGGTGGAAGAGGTGAAATACCGGATCCAGACCATCGCCGAGACGGTCGATTACATTCCGGAGACCGGCATGCTGGAGGAGTTCCTGGAGGATCACCCTAAATCACTGGTGCCCCAGATGCTCTCCACCGAACGGCCGGACCGGGTCGCAGCCTATCTCCGGGAAGGTCACGTGGCGCTGTTGATGGCCAACAGCCCCTTCTCGCTGGTGGTACCGATCACGTTCACCATTTTTTTGCACGCGGCGGAGGATTACTATCTACGCTGGCCCTTCGGCAACTTTCTCCGGCTGATCCGCTCCGGCGCCATCTTCATCGCCCTGCTGCTGCCGGCGATCTACATCGGCGTGGTCAATTACCACCAGGAGATGATCCCCACCGATCTGCTGCTGGCGATGACCGCCGCCCGGGAAGCGGTGCCGTTTCCGGCCTTTGTGGAGATCATCTTCATGGAATTTGCCTTCGAACTGATCCGCGAAGCGGGGGTGCGGATCCCGAGCGTCATCGGTCCCACCATCGGCATTGTCGGCGCCTTGATCCTGGGCCAGGCGGCGGTCAGCGCCTCCATCGTCAGTCCGATCCTGATCATCATCATCGCCATCACCGCGCTGGCTTCTTTTGTGGTGCCCAACTATAATGCCTCGTTTACGATCCGTATCTCGCGTTTCATCTTTGTGGTCCTCGCGGCGGTGCTCGGTTTTTTCGGGATCGCCTTCGGCGTCTTCGTGCTCGCGCTCCATTTGGCCTCCATCAACAGTTTCGGCGTGCCGTTCCTGACGCCCATCGCTCCCTACCGGCCCAAAAATAAAGACCGGGTGTTGCGGCCCCGTTCCTACGCCCAACCGTACCGTCCGGTCTTCCTCCGGCCTTTGGACGCCATCCGCCAGAAATGGAACGCCCGGCCCTGGGACCGGCCCCAGGCAGACCATTCAGAAGAGGAGGATGACCATGATTCGTGA
- a CDS encoding S66 peptidase family protein — MGKIKPQPLAPGARIGVVAPASPVEKPEAAERAMAELLAAGYQVEAGTTVRWRPGYLAGSDLERRSDLERLWADPAVAAIWCLRGGYGTLRLLPKLYYSLFAKFPKPLIGFSDITGLELALWSQIKLVTFHGPVLTTLGQSTFSAAQALRMLSGTAETAPLPWPPQEERLFVPIRTGRAMGPLLGGNLATLLALLGTRFLPNFDNAVVFVEETGEAPYRIDRMLTQLLLSGVWDNAAAVLVGRSLPPEQGKEAELIAVFAERLAQLDCPAAYGYPIGHAAHQWTLPQGIRAEVDTGCGEVCLLESPFGEHTM; from the coding sequence ATGGGGAAGATTAAACCGCAACCGCTGGCGCCGGGCGCACGCATCGGGGTCGTGGCCCCGGCTAGCCCGGTGGAGAAGCCGGAGGCGGCCGAGCGGGCGATGGCGGAATTATTGGCCGCCGGCTACCAAGTCGAGGCCGGCACGACCGTCCGTTGGCGTCCGGGGTATCTGGCCGGGAGCGACCTGGAACGCCGCTCCGATCTGGAAAGGCTTTGGGCCGATCCGGCGGTGGCCGCCATCTGGTGCCTGCGGGGCGGTTACGGCACACTGCGCTTATTGCCGAAACTTTATTACAGCCTCTTCGCCAAATTTCCCAAGCCGCTGATCGGCTTCAGCGACATTACCGGCCTGGAGTTGGCCCTATGGTCCCAAATCAAGCTGGTGACCTTTCATGGCCCGGTATTGACGACGCTGGGGCAAAGTACTTTCAGCGCCGCTCAGGCCCTGCGGATGCTGTCCGGAACGGCGGAGACTGCTCCGTTGCCGTGGCCACCCCAGGAGGAGCGGTTGTTCGTGCCGATCCGGACCGGCCGGGCCATGGGACCGCTTTTGGGAGGGAATCTGGCGACGCTCCTGGCGCTCCTGGGCACCCGTTTTTTGCCGAATTTCGACAATGCGGTGGTCTTCGTGGAAGAGACCGGAGAAGCGCCGTACCGGATCGACCGGATGCTGACCCAGCTGCTGCTGAGCGGGGTCTGGGACAATGCCGCCGCGGTGCTGGTGGGCCGCTCGCTCCCTCCGGAGCAGGGCAAAGAGGCGGAACTGATCGCCGTCTTCGCCGAGCGCTTGGCGCAGTTGGACTGTCCGGCGGCGTATGGCTACCCCATCGGCCACGCCGCGCACCAGTGGACCCTGCCGCAGGGAATCCGGGCGGAGGTCGACACCGGCTGCGGCGAAGTTTGCTTGCTGGAATCGCCCTTTGGGGAGCATACGATGTGA
- a CDS encoding response regulator transcription factor — translation MRILIAEDDYPGRKFLAQFMAAYGDCDQVVDGMEALEAFTLAMEESRPYRLICLDIMMPKVDGVKVLKAIRNFEIQQGILPEKRAKVLMITALAETGHVHQALEIGCDGYVAKPVGIAKLTQILAGLGFSP, via the coding sequence ATGCGGATCTTAATCGCGGAAGATGATTACCCCGGCCGGAAGTTTCTGGCCCAATTCATGGCCGCCTATGGCGACTGCGATCAGGTCGTCGACGGCATGGAGGCGCTGGAAGCGTTCACCCTGGCCATGGAGGAGAGCCGGCCGTACCGGCTGATCTGTCTGGACATCATGATGCCCAAGGTGGATGGGGTCAAAGTCCTGAAGGCGATCCGGAATTTCGAGATCCAGCAAGGGATCCTGCCGGAGAAGCGTGCGAAGGTCCTGATGATCACCGCCCTGGCCGAGACCGGCCATGTTCACCAGGCATTGGAGATCGGCTGCGACGGTTATGTGGCCAAGCCGGTCGGCATCGCCAAGTTGACCCAAATCCTCGCCGGGCTCGGCTTCTCCCCATAA
- the gpmI gene encoding 2,3-bisphosphoglycerate-independent phosphoglycerate mutase: protein MLKKFAKFNGFNGPVLTIVMDGVGCSANPEGNAVSQSYTPTLDRLLKDYPNLLLTAHGTAVGLPTDDDMGNSEVGHNALGAGQVYSQGAKLVSESIASGQLFDRPAWKELTGNCAANGTTLHLIGLFSDGNVHSHIDHLKALIARAKQEGVRRVRIHILLDGRDVGETSALEYVDPFEGYLSELRSADFDVRIASGGGRMKITMDRYGANWGMVELGWRTHVLAEGKQFPSAHEAIVAYRAEARVIDQDLPPFVIAENGQPVGPINDGDSVIFFNFRGDRAIEISKAFEDDNFPYFDRVRRPKVVYAGMLEYDGDLHIPKRYLVSPPEIRNTMGEYLARTGVSQLAISETQKFGHVTYFWNGNRSGKFDEQLETYIEITSDQIPFEQRPWMKGAEITDQLIAELKTGKYRYARVNFPNGDMVGHTGDYEAARIAVETVDLCLGRILLVLDELGGMAIITADHGNADEMFELDKKGKPLTDKSGRIKAKTSHTLNPVPCIFYDNQHRGAYEIVPGKYGLANLAATTANLLGYEAPEMWEQGILRFK from the coding sequence ATGCTGAAAAAATTCGCGAAGTTCAACGGTTTTAACGGCCCGGTGCTGACCATCGTGATGGATGGCGTCGGCTGTTCGGCCAACCCGGAAGGCAACGCCGTATCCCAAAGCTATACCCCGACCCTCGACCGCTTGCTGAAGGACTATCCCAACCTGCTGCTCACCGCCCACGGCACCGCCGTCGGACTCCCGACCGACGATGATATGGGCAACTCCGAGGTCGGACACAACGCGCTGGGCGCCGGACAAGTCTACAGCCAAGGCGCCAAACTGGTTTCCGAATCGATCGCCAGCGGCCAGCTTTTTGACCGTCCCGCCTGGAAGGAACTGACCGGCAACTGCGCAGCCAACGGCACCACGCTCCATCTGATCGGGCTCTTTTCCGACGGTAATGTCCACTCGCATATCGACCATTTGAAGGCGTTGATCGCCCGGGCCAAACAGGAAGGGGTCCGGCGGGTCCGGATCCACATTCTGCTTGACGGCAGAGACGTCGGAGAGACCTCGGCCCTGGAGTATGTCGATCCCTTCGAGGGGTATCTTTCCGAACTCCGTTCGGCCGATTTCGACGTCAGGATCGCCAGCGGCGGCGGACGGATGAAGATTACCATGGACCGCTACGGCGCCAACTGGGGAATGGTCGAGTTGGGCTGGCGCACCCATGTACTGGCCGAAGGGAAACAATTCCCCTCCGCCCATGAGGCCATCGTCGCCTACCGCGCGGAGGCCCGGGTCATCGACCAGGATCTACCGCCCTTTGTCATCGCCGAGAACGGCCAGCCGGTCGGACCCATCAACGACGGCGATAGCGTCATCTTCTTCAACTTCCGGGGCGACCGGGCCATCGAGATCAGCAAGGCTTTTGAAGACGACAACTTCCCCTATTTCGACCGGGTGCGCCGGCCCAAAGTGGTCTACGCCGGAATGCTGGAGTACGACGGTGACCTGCATATTCCCAAACGCTACCTGGTCAGCCCGCCGGAGATCCGCAACACCATGGGCGAGTATCTGGCCCGCACCGGCGTCAGCCAGCTGGCTATCTCCGAGACTCAAAAATTCGGCCACGTCACCTATTTCTGGAACGGCAACCGCAGCGGCAAGTTCGACGAACAGCTGGAGACCTACATCGAGATCACGTCGGACCAGATCCCCTTCGAGCAACGGCCCTGGATGAAAGGAGCCGAGATCACCGATCAGCTCATCGCGGAGCTGAAGACCGGCAAATACCGTTATGCCCGGGTCAATTTCCCCAACGGCGACATGGTCGGCCACACCGGCGACTATGAGGCGGCCCGCATCGCCGTGGAAACCGTCGACCTCTGCCTGGGCCGGATCCTGCTGGTCCTGGACGAACTGGGCGGAATGGCGATCATCACCGCCGACCACGGCAATGCCGATGAAATGTTCGAACTCGACAAAAAAGGCAAGCCGCTGACCGACAAGAGCGGCCGGATCAAGGCCAAGACCAGCCACACCCTGAATCCGGTGCCCTGTATCTTCTACGACAACCAACACCGCGGCGCCTATGAGATCGTCCCCGGCAAATACGGCCTGGCCAACCTGGCGGCCACCACCGCCAACCTGCTCGGCTACGAAGCGCCCGAGATGTGGGAGCAAGGAATCTTGCGATTTAAATAA
- a CDS encoding GerAB/ArcD/ProY family transporter, with translation MIREEKIGHREALTLIVILLTAKIFLSFPRNLALLSDAAGWITVLLAGICSLIGWFFLNAVLAKYPELNLVEIAQKVTGGWIGKIIGLLITVFFMFLTALYLRQFAESFILAILPHTPISVISLAFLFLLVYANLLGIEILSRVAWLFGPYLVAALILIIGFALPQAKLDYITPALGPGVLKVIRFSFFEISSFAEILLLGIIAPLIRKREKRFRVGVYGLILATLINTALAAITVMVFNYVATQGLIFPALQLSRLISFGEFFQRVEALFVFLWFFWAGIQLGGLFYGSVTSFAQTFKIEDYRPLIFPVAVLVFAVSMIPSSMTQAVQWSGSTSELAWLGYSYSGVAFGIPLLLWCWTLIRGKVGGNS, from the coding sequence ATGATTCGTGAAGAAAAAATCGGACACCGCGAAGCCTTGACCCTGATCGTCATCCTGTTGACCGCCAAGATCTTTCTCTCCTTCCCCCGCAATCTGGCGCTGCTCAGCGACGCCGCGGGCTGGATCACGGTCCTTTTGGCGGGGATCTGCAGCCTCATCGGCTGGTTCTTTCTTAACGCGGTGCTCGCCAAATATCCCGAGCTCAATCTGGTGGAGATCGCTCAAAAAGTAACCGGAGGATGGATCGGCAAGATCATCGGCCTTTTGATCACGGTCTTTTTTATGTTCTTGACAGCCCTCTATCTGCGGCAGTTTGCCGAAAGCTTTATCCTGGCGATCCTGCCCCACACGCCGATCAGCGTTATCTCGCTCGCTTTTTTATTCCTGCTGGTCTACGCCAACCTGCTCGGGATCGAGATTTTGTCGCGGGTCGCCTGGTTATTCGGGCCGTATCTGGTGGCGGCCTTAATCCTGATTATCGGCTTTGCGCTACCCCAGGCCAAGTTGGATTATATCACGCCGGCGCTCGGGCCGGGCGTCTTGAAGGTCATCCGGTTTTCTTTCTTTGAAATCTCTTCGTTCGCCGAAATATTGCTGCTGGGGATCATCGCCCCGCTAATCCGCAAGCGCGAGAAGCGTTTTCGGGTCGGAGTCTACGGGCTGATCCTGGCGACCCTGATCAATACGGCCCTCGCCGCCATCACGGTGATGGTCTTCAATTACGTCGCAACCCAGGGGCTGATCTTTCCCGCTTTGCAGCTGAGCCGGCTCATCTCCTTCGGCGAATTCTTTCAACGGGTCGAGGCGCTCTTCGTGTTTCTCTGGTTCTTCTGGGCCGGGATCCAGCTGGGAGGGTTGTTTTACGGCTCGGTCACCAGCTTTGCGCAGACCTTCAAGATTGAGGATTACCGGCCGTTAATCTTCCCCGTGGCGGTGCTCGTCTTCGCGGTGAGCATGATCCCTTCCTCGATGACTCAGGCCGTACAATGGAGCGGTTCCACCAGCGAATTGGCCTGGCTCGGTTATAGCTATTCCGGAGTCGCTTTCGGCATTCCCCTGCTCCTTTGGTGCTGGACCTTGATCCGCGGGAAAGTGGGTGGCAACTCATGA
- a CDS encoding M48 family metallopeptidase — translation MSSLLFLHLFLGLFGLKILIKLVLNLLNLIHLKRKAGQIPGPIAGLVDHSQLRRIDSYNADKMCFQTIVFLADTLLLLGFLFTPLYAGYTGWVQSLPWPGLAKGLLFFLLINWTLWALELPFSFYFHFVIESRYGFNKYSPGEWWTDNLKSWLMNTVLTVVVLGLILALWGDRTAFTVTDILVGWGIIFGLTVLFMYLVPVLFIPFFYKLTPLPDGPLKERITALVGQTGFTIRGIFMADESRKSGHANAQFAGFGRNKTIILFDNLVDHYTDEEILAVLAHEIGHGKKKHLLKLMLMVLVESLLFLVFAFYLLTADFTFQAFAIPKLFYSGLFITYVFFFDVLSFYIMPFSSRFSRKLEYEADAFSRKLIGTAGPLVSVFKKFIVNELDNINPHPLYEAFYYSHPTLWKRIKALES, via the coding sequence ATGAGTTCGTTGCTCTTCCTCCATCTGTTCCTGGGATTGTTCGGTTTAAAAATCTTGATCAAACTGGTTCTTAACCTTTTAAATCTGATTCATCTCAAACGGAAGGCCGGCCAGATCCCCGGCCCCATTGCCGGCCTGGTCGATCATTCCCAGCTGCGCCGGATTGATTCGTACAATGCCGACAAGATGTGTTTTCAAACCATCGTTTTTTTGGCCGATACCCTGCTGCTGTTGGGTTTTCTCTTTACGCCGCTTTACGCGGGCTATACCGGATGGGTACAATCCCTGCCCTGGCCGGGACTGGCCAAGGGCCTGCTCTTCTTCCTGCTGATCAATTGGACGCTGTGGGCCCTGGAATTGCCCTTCAGTTTTTATTTTCATTTCGTCATCGAGTCCCGCTACGGCTTTAATAAGTACAGCCCCGGGGAGTGGTGGACGGACAACCTGAAGAGCTGGCTGATGAATACCGTCCTGACCGTGGTGGTCCTGGGCCTGATCCTGGCGCTCTGGGGCGACCGGACCGCCTTCACCGTCACCGACATCCTGGTCGGCTGGGGGATCATCTTCGGCCTGACGGTGCTGTTCATGTATCTGGTGCCGGTCCTGTTCATCCCCTTCTTTTATAAATTGACGCCTTTGCCCGACGGGCCGCTGAAGGAGCGGATCACCGCCCTGGTCGGCCAGACCGGTTTCACTATCCGCGGCATCTTCATGGCCGACGAGAGCCGGAAATCGGGCCACGCCAACGCGCAATTCGCCGGTTTCGGCAGGAATAAGACGATCATTCTCTTCGACAACCTGGTGGACCACTATACCGACGAGGAGATCCTGGCGGTGCTGGCCCACGAGATCGGCCACGGCAAAAAGAAACACCTGCTCAAGCTGATGCTGATGGTGCTGGTGGAAAGCCTGCTCTTTTTGGTCTTTGCCTTTTACCTGCTGACCGCCGACTTCACCTTTCAGGCGTTCGCCATTCCGAAACTCTTCTACAGCGGACTCTTCATCACCTATGTCTTCTTCTTTGACGTGCTGTCTTTTTACATTATGCCCTTTTCGTCCCGGTTCTCCCGGAAACTGGAGTATGAAGCCGATGCTTTTTCGCGCAAACTGATCGGGACCGCCGGACCGTTGGTATCGGTCTTCAAGAAATTTATCGTCAACGAATTGGACAACATCAACCCGCACCCTTTATACGAGGCCTTTTACTACTCCCACCCCACGCTCTGGAAACGGATCAAGGCCTTGGAGTCGTAG
- a CDS encoding LysE family translocator — translation MYLEVSIVGLLAGIAPGPDFVVVMKNSLGYGRSAGRATALGIASALVIHVSYTILGFAFILQHYPTLFHLIQLAGAGYLVWLGWHALRSRPAREGAAGSEAAAGEPGTKNSLDGFREFYNRSKHWFDRTLGAVLMYFAARIIWSVVKG, via the coding sequence ATGTATCTGGAAGTCTCCATCGTGGGTTTGCTGGCCGGCATCGCGCCGGGGCCCGATTTCGTGGTAGTGATGAAGAACAGCCTGGGCTACGGCCGGAGCGCCGGACGTGCCACGGCCCTCGGGATCGCCAGCGCGCTGGTCATTCACGTCAGTTACACCATTCTGGGTTTTGCCTTCATCCTGCAACATTACCCGACGCTCTTTCACCTGATCCAGCTGGCCGGGGCCGGATACCTGGTCTGGCTCGGCTGGCATGCCCTGCGTTCGCGGCCGGCCCGTGAAGGCGCGGCCGGGAGCGAGGCGGCGGCCGGAGAGCCAGGGACCAAAAACAGCTTGGATGGCTTCCGGGAGTTTTACAACCGCTCCAAGCATTGGTTCGACCGAACCCTCGGCGCGGTGCTGATGTATTTCGCGGCGCGGATCATCTGGTCAGTGGTGAAGGGGTAG
- a CDS encoding Ger(x)C family spore germination protein → MRPRRILISVLATVLAVMPLLLSGCWDRQELESLGLIQALGLDPSSDGRGVSVTTLLAIPSQTKSGGGGGGGEGPGTFIITMEAPSIYEAFNKINTTVNREITLLQNSVIIIGDALARQGLLPWIDNLIRFREMRRTVNILIARGKAADLMQVQPKLEKNAGEYFQDLIGLSKSNGMFPITTLNDFMYRYEAYAQDNYAPYLAKYQRQPAESGAGQGSGGGQGGGSGPKQEETPKPPTEEAKDIRCIGTAVFHADKMVGALDNYESQMLLLLTNHFREAFLTIEDPIRPNFYIVFRLIASNPTQIRYQPSGGQQRFRVQCRLEADLVSIQSGIDYTAPDKEALLGKKIAAELTRRIRRVITKAQKEYHSDIFGFGNKVRMTTATSQEWDRFDWPAKFPDAEIRVGVKVAIRRVGVQFQPPQRR, encoded by the coding sequence ATGAGACCGCGCCGCATCCTGATATCCGTCCTCGCGACGGTCCTGGCGGTAATGCCATTGTTGCTCAGCGGCTGCTGGGATCGGCAGGAACTGGAAAGCCTCGGCCTGATCCAGGCGCTCGGATTGGATCCCAGTTCCGACGGGCGCGGGGTGAGCGTCACCACCTTGCTGGCCATCCCTTCCCAGACCAAATCGGGGGGCGGGGGAGGCGGCGGGGAGGGGCCGGGGACTTTCATCATCACCATGGAAGCCCCCTCCATCTATGAAGCTTTCAACAAAATCAACACCACCGTCAACCGGGAGATCACCTTGCTCCAAAACTCGGTCATTATTATCGGCGACGCGCTGGCCCGCCAGGGGTTGCTGCCCTGGATCGATAATCTGATCCGTTTCCGGGAAATGCGCCGGACCGTGAATATCCTGATTGCCCGCGGCAAAGCCGCGGATTTGATGCAAGTCCAACCCAAGCTGGAGAAGAATGCCGGCGAATATTTCCAGGACCTGATCGGGCTTTCCAAAAGCAACGGGATGTTTCCCATCACTACCCTCAATGATTTCATGTACCGCTATGAGGCCTATGCCCAGGACAACTATGCCCCATACCTCGCCAAGTACCAGCGCCAGCCGGCGGAGAGCGGTGCGGGGCAAGGCAGCGGCGGCGGGCAAGGAGGGGGAAGCGGCCCGAAGCAAGAAGAGACCCCCAAGCCCCCGACCGAAGAGGCCAAGGATATCCGCTGCATCGGAACGGCAGTCTTCCACGCCGATAAAATGGTAGGCGCCCTTGATAATTACGAAAGCCAGATGCTGCTCTTGTTGACCAACCATTTTCGCGAGGCTTTTCTGACCATTGAGGATCCAATCCGGCCGAATTTCTACATCGTTTTCCGTCTGATCGCCAGCAATCCGACTCAGATCCGCTATCAGCCCAGCGGCGGGCAACAGCGTTTCAGAGTCCAGTGCCGGCTGGAAGCCGATCTAGTCAGTATCCAGAGCGGGATTGATTATACCGCTCCCGATAAAGAAGCGCTCCTGGGCAAAAAGATCGCCGCTGAGCTGACCCGGCGGATCCGCCGGGTGATTACCAAGGCTCAAAAGGAGTATCACTCCGATATCTTCGGCTTCGGGAATAAAGTCCGGATGACCACGGCCACTTCCCAGGAATGGGACCGTTTCGACTGGCCGGCCAAGTTTCCCGATGCGGAGATCCGGGTCGGCGTCAAGGTGGCCATTCGCCGGGTCGGAGTTCAGTTCCAACCGCCGCAACGGCGTTAA
- a CDS encoding TetR/AcrR family transcriptional regulator has protein sequence MTSLLPRRETLIITAVEIIGEMGIQALSTRELAKRQGVSEGTLFRHFKSKNELLVAVLDYFSQFDADIAASAELMRLPPKQALRFVIKAFAIYYQNYPAITAILQAFDVLRHDPELAAKVNAILTSRNGFVRDLLTAAQGAGEIRAEIDAESLADVVNGFFHYTCLIWRLSDYSFSLQERVLSGVEMILDGFTPKAG, from the coding sequence ATGACGTCTTTATTGCCCCGGCGCGAAACCTTGATCATCACGGCGGTCGAGATCATCGGGGAGATGGGCATTCAAGCCCTCTCCACCCGTGAACTCGCCAAACGGCAGGGCGTATCCGAAGGAACGCTCTTTCGCCATTTCAAAAGCAAAAACGAACTGCTGGTGGCGGTGCTGGATTATTTCTCGCAATTCGACGCCGATATCGCGGCATCGGCGGAGCTGATGCGGCTCCCGCCCAAGCAGGCGTTGCGCTTCGTCATCAAAGCCTTCGCCATCTATTATCAGAACTATCCGGCGATCACCGCCATCCTGCAAGCCTTCGACGTGCTACGGCACGATCCGGAACTGGCCGCCAAGGTCAATGCCATCCTGACCAGCCGCAACGGCTTTGTCCGCGATCTGTTGACAGCGGCGCAAGGGGCGGGCGAGATCCGGGCGGAGATCGACGCGGAAAGCCTGGCCGATGTGGTGAACGGCTTTTTTCATTACACCTGTTTGATATGGCGGTTGAGCGATTATTCTTTTTCACTGCAGGAGCGGGTCTTGTCCGGGGTGGAGATGATCCTGGACGGCTTCACCCCCAAAGCAGGCTGA